One Microbacterium trichothecenolyticum DNA window includes the following coding sequences:
- the pyk gene encoding pyruvate kinase: protein MRRAKIVATLGPATSSYEMVRAIIDAGVDVARLNLSHGDYSVHDANFANVRKAAEDAGRPVAALVDLQGPKIRLGKFENGPHDLLPGDIFKITVEDILGTKEIVGTTFKGLPQDVRPGDFLLIDDGKVRVEVVETDGTVVTTRVVVGGPVSNNKGINLPGVAVNVPALSEKDEADLRWGLKAGADLIALSFVRDAKDIERVHEIMAEEGRYVPVIAKIEKPQAVDNLEEIIDAFDGIMVARGDLGVELPLEAVPIVQKRAVELARRMAKPVIVATQMLESMINSPVPTRAETSDVANAVLDGADAVMLSGETSVGDYPVVVVETMARIVASTEEHGLERIAPLTNKPRTQGGAITLAAVEVADFVEAKYLCVFTESGDSARRMSRLRSTIPMIAFTPEPGIRRRLALTWGVRSTLVEHVSHTDKMFLQVDDYLLANDLAKVGDKVVVISGSPPGIAGSTNDLRVHRVGDAVHGAAPGYKEV from the coding sequence ATGAGACGCGCCAAGATCGTCGCAACACTCGGGCCCGCCACGTCGTCGTATGAGATGGTTCGCGCCATCATCGACGCCGGGGTGGACGTCGCCCGACTCAACCTCAGCCACGGAGACTATTCCGTGCACGACGCCAACTTCGCCAACGTGCGCAAGGCGGCCGAGGACGCCGGCCGACCGGTCGCCGCCCTCGTCGACCTGCAGGGCCCGAAGATCCGCCTCGGCAAGTTCGAGAACGGTCCGCACGACCTGCTTCCCGGCGACATCTTCAAGATCACCGTCGAGGACATCCTCGGCACCAAGGAGATCGTCGGCACCACGTTCAAGGGCCTCCCGCAAGACGTGCGCCCCGGCGACTTCCTGCTCATCGACGACGGCAAGGTCCGCGTCGAGGTCGTCGAGACCGACGGCACGGTCGTGACCACCCGCGTCGTCGTCGGCGGCCCGGTCTCGAACAACAAGGGCATCAACCTGCCCGGTGTCGCGGTCAACGTCCCCGCCCTGAGCGAGAAGGACGAGGCCGACCTGCGCTGGGGTCTGAAGGCCGGTGCCGACCTGATCGCGCTGTCGTTCGTGCGCGATGCCAAGGACATCGAGCGCGTGCACGAGATCATGGCCGAAGAGGGACGCTACGTGCCCGTGATCGCCAAGATCGAGAAGCCGCAGGCGGTCGACAACCTCGAGGAGATCATCGACGCCTTCGACGGCATCATGGTCGCCCGAGGCGACCTCGGCGTCGAACTGCCGCTCGAAGCCGTGCCGATCGTGCAGAAGCGCGCGGTCGAGCTGGCCCGCCGTATGGCCAAGCCCGTCATCGTCGCGACGCAGATGCTCGAGTCGATGATCAACAGCCCGGTGCCCACGCGCGCCGAGACCAGTGACGTCGCCAACGCCGTCCTCGACGGCGCGGACGCGGTCATGCTCTCGGGCGAGACGAGTGTCGGCGACTACCCGGTCGTCGTCGTCGAGACCATGGCCCGCATCGTGGCCTCCACCGAGGAGCACGGGCTCGAGCGCATCGCGCCGCTGACGAACAAGCCCCGCACGCAAGGTGGCGCCATCACTCTCGCTGCCGTCGAGGTGGCCGACTTCGTCGAGGCGAAGTACCTGTGCGTGTTCACCGAGTCGGGCGACTCCGCTCGTCGAATGTCGCGTCTGCGTTCGACCATCCCGATGATCGCGTTCACGCCCGAGCCCGGCATCCGCCGTCGCCTCGCGCTGACGTGGGGCGTGCGCTCGACGCTGGTGGAGCACGTGTCGCACACCGACAAGATGTTCCTCCAGGTCGACGACTACCTGCTCGCGAACGACCTGGCCAAGGTGGGCGACAAGGTCGTGGTCATCTCGGGTTCCCCTCCCGGGATCGCGGGCTCGACCAACGACCTGCGCGTTCACCGCGTGGGCGATGCCGTGCACGGCGCGGCTCCCGGTTACAAAGAGGTCTGA
- the trpA gene encoding tryptophan synthase subunit alpha: MTSRVSAAIEAAHAQDRGAFVGYLPAGYPDVATSIEAAVALAEAGADVIELGPPYSDPVMDGLVIQEATQVARENGFRMPDLFTIIREVSARTDVPVLVMAYWNLIEQWGVDRFADDLAAAGGAGLITPDITPEAATDWISASERTGLDRVFLAAPTSSDERLEMIVGASTGFVYTVSTMGITGERASLDAAARRLVERLRTFGVEHACVGIGISNAAQVAGVVDYADGAIVGTALVKALRDGGVEGLSTLARELSAGTARRA; this comes from the coding sequence GTGACCTCGCGCGTCTCCGCCGCAATCGAGGCCGCCCACGCACAGGACCGCGGCGCGTTCGTCGGCTACCTTCCGGCCGGCTACCCCGACGTCGCGACGAGCATCGAAGCCGCCGTCGCTCTCGCCGAAGCCGGCGCCGACGTCATCGAGCTGGGCCCGCCGTACAGCGATCCCGTGATGGACGGGCTCGTGATTCAAGAGGCCACGCAGGTCGCGCGCGAGAACGGCTTCCGCATGCCCGATCTGTTCACGATCATTCGCGAGGTCTCGGCGCGCACCGACGTTCCGGTCCTGGTGATGGCGTACTGGAACCTCATCGAGCAGTGGGGCGTGGACCGGTTCGCCGACGATCTCGCCGCCGCGGGCGGCGCGGGCCTCATCACGCCGGACATCACCCCCGAGGCTGCCACCGACTGGATCTCGGCGAGCGAGCGCACCGGCCTCGACCGCGTGTTCCTCGCGGCCCCCACCTCGTCGGACGAGCGCCTCGAGATGATCGTCGGGGCCTCGACCGGCTTCGTCTACACCGTCTCGACCATGGGTATCACGGGGGAGCGCGCCAGCCTGGATGCCGCAGCCCGCCGCCTCGTCGAGCGTCTGCGCACGTTCGGGGTCGAGCACGCCTGCGTGGGCATCGGTATCTCGAACGCCGCACAGGTGGCCGGTGTCGTCGACTACGCCGATGGTGCCATCGTCGGCACGGCGCTGGTGAAAGCGCTGCGCGACGGCGGAGTCGAGGGGTTGTCCACTCTCGCTCGGGAGCTGTCCGCGGGCACCGCGCGGCGCGCCTAG
- the lgt gene encoding prolipoprotein diacylglyceryl transferase, whose translation MTFALSSAASGVLASIPSPSISYVDLGPLRIHFYALCIVAGIIVAIFLTNARLTRRGAEKWVVIDICLLAVPLAIVVARIYHVLTHAGFYFGPGSNPWNITQPGSVWAIWEGGIAIYGALIGGAIGAILGCKWTGIRFWTFADALAPGLIIAQAMGRFGNWFNQELFGQPTDLPWGLEIAPGNPAIPVGLPTGTLFQPTFLYEVLWNLVGAAVILWVGKKFTLQWGKQFAIYLVWYSAGRIVWESIRIDPSDIILGLRTNVWAAIIGVVLGIVIFVVQSRRHHGLEPSPYAPGRESKAPGVVDSGDPSDFVDVSEPPATSETVGTSATSSPATN comes from the coding sequence ATGACGTTCGCCCTCTCGAGCGCCGCCTCCGGCGTGCTCGCCAGCATCCCGAGTCCGTCGATCTCCTACGTCGACCTCGGTCCGCTCCGCATCCACTTCTATGCCCTGTGCATCGTCGCGGGCATCATCGTCGCGATCTTCCTCACGAACGCGCGCCTGACGCGTCGAGGAGCCGAGAAGTGGGTCGTCATCGACATCTGCCTGCTGGCGGTGCCGCTGGCGATCGTCGTCGCCCGTATCTACCACGTGCTCACGCACGCGGGCTTCTACTTCGGCCCGGGCTCGAACCCGTGGAACATCACCCAGCCCGGCTCGGTGTGGGCCATCTGGGAGGGCGGCATCGCCATCTACGGCGCGCTCATCGGCGGCGCCATCGGCGCCATCCTCGGCTGCAAGTGGACCGGAATCCGGTTCTGGACCTTCGCCGACGCGCTCGCTCCGGGCCTCATCATCGCCCAGGCGATGGGGCGCTTCGGCAACTGGTTCAACCAGGAGCTCTTCGGCCAGCCGACCGACCTGCCGTGGGGTCTCGAGATCGCTCCCGGGAATCCGGCCATCCCCGTCGGACTGCCAACCGGCACGCTTTTCCAGCCGACTTTCCTGTACGAAGTGCTCTGGAATCTGGTGGGCGCGGCGGTCATTCTCTGGGTCGGCAAGAAGTTCACGCTGCAGTGGGGAAAGCAGTTCGCGATCTACCTCGTGTGGTACTCCGCGGGCCGCATCGTCTGGGAATCCATCCGGATCGACCCCAGCGACATCATTCTGGGACTGCGCACCAATGTGTGGGCCGCGATCATCGGCGTCGTGCTCGGGATCGTCATCTTCGTCGTGCAGTCGCGTCGTCACCACGGCCTCGAGCCGTCGCCGTACGCGCCGGGGCGAGAATCCAAGGCTCCCGGGGTTGTAGACTCAGGCGACCCCTCTGACTTCGTCGACGTGAGCGAGCCGCCCGCGACGAGCGAGACCGTCGGCACCAGCGCCACAAGCAGCCCCGCCACGAACTAA
- the gltB gene encoding glutamate synthase large subunit, whose amino-acid sequence MASSLRSDTVGGSFPARQGMYDPSFEKDACGLAMVATLRGEAGHDIIDLALTALRNLEHRGAIGSDAGTGDGAGILTQMPDAFLRAVVDFDLPPVGEYAAGMVFLPLGHDERTAMKAGIEEIARHENLVVLGWREVPVEPENLGKLAYEARPAFEQLFVSRPAVGDQPALSGIALDRRVYRLRKRARHELDAYFVSLSSRTLGYKGMVTTLQLEPFYPDLQDERFASELAVVHSRYSTNTFPSWPLAQPLRMLAHNGEINTVKGNRNWMRARQSQLESALIGDVRPLLPICTEGASDSASFDEVLELLTLTGRSLPHAIMMMVPEAYEKQATIAPDLRAFYDYHSMQMEPWDGPAALIFTDGTLVGATLDRNGLRPGRWTETTDGLVVIGSETGVLDFAPERIKRRGRLQPGRMFLVDTAQGRIVEDEEIKAELAAAQPWQEWLDKGRVKLSELPEREHIVHPIASITRRQRTFGYTEEEVRLLLTPMGQGGAEPLGAMGSDAPVAVLSDRPRLLFDYFTQQFAQVTNPPLDSIREEVVTSLSLGLGPERNLLDWGPEHTRTVTLDFPVIDNDELAKIQHIDTALPGRSSVTIRGLYRVEAGHKGLQKRLSQMCSEVDQAIEDGAEFIVLSDRDSNKDLAPIPSLLMISAVHHHLIRKETRMKVGLVVEAGDVREVHHVATLIGFGASAVNPYLAMETVEYLVRAGFITGVTPEKAVKNLIYALGKGVLKIMSKMGISTVSSYAGAQVFEAVGLSREFVDAYFAGTESKLGGVGLDVIAAENAARHEYAYPEDAAARAHERLWTGGEYQWRRDGAPHLFNPDTVFRLQHATRERRYDIFREYTQLIDDQAHELKTLRGLFGLRTGVRPAVPIDEVEPVSAIVKRFSTGAMSYGSISKEAHEVLAVAMNQIGGKSNTGEGGEDVDRLLDPTRRSAIKQVASGRFGVTSLYLTEADDIQIKLAQGAKPGEGGQLPPTKVYPWVARTRHATAGVGLISPPPHHDIYSIEDLKQLIFDLKRANPKARIHTKLVSQSGIGAVAAGVAKALSDVILVSGQDGGTGASPMNSLKHAGTPWELGLAETQQTLMLNGMRDRVVVQVDGQMKTGRDVIIGALLGAEEFGFATAPLVVSGCIMMRVCHLDTCPVGVATQNPVLRSRFTGKAEYIVNFMEFIAQEVREYLAALGYRSIDEIVGRTELLDVNEAIQHWKARGLNLAPILEGPRFADDEPRRHGRDQNHELDEHFDVQLIERAQDVIAHGGQITIDLPIRNTARAVGTMLGHHVTKARGEHGLPENSIDVRLTGSAGQSFGAFMPAGITLRLEGDSNDYVGKGLSGGTIVVRPPRSSSFEASQNVIAGNVIGYGATQGQMFLNGVVGERFLVRNSGATAVVEGVGDHALEYMTGGLAVILGATGRNLGAGMSGGQAYIYKLDRDLVNREALASGELVLGALGSGDAEILRDLLEKHVAETDSTLARRLLDDFEVEVDNFVRVLPRDYAAVLQTRQEAVAEGLDPDGDVVWTRILEVTGG is encoded by the coding sequence ATGGCTTCCAGCCTGCGTTCCGACACCGTCGGAGGCTCATTCCCGGCCCGACAGGGAATGTACGACCCGTCGTTCGAGAAAGACGCCTGTGGCCTCGCCATGGTGGCGACTCTCCGCGGCGAAGCCGGTCACGACATCATCGATCTGGCACTGACGGCGCTGCGCAATCTCGAGCACCGCGGCGCCATCGGCTCCGACGCCGGCACCGGCGACGGCGCGGGCATCCTCACGCAGATGCCCGACGCGTTCCTTCGTGCCGTCGTCGACTTCGACCTGCCGCCGGTGGGGGAGTACGCCGCCGGAATGGTGTTCCTGCCGCTCGGCCACGACGAGCGCACCGCCATGAAGGCCGGGATCGAAGAGATCGCCCGTCACGAGAACCTCGTGGTGCTCGGCTGGCGTGAGGTGCCGGTCGAGCCCGAGAACCTCGGCAAGCTCGCTTACGAGGCGCGCCCGGCGTTCGAGCAGCTGTTCGTTTCGCGCCCTGCGGTGGGCGACCAGCCCGCCCTGTCGGGCATCGCGCTCGACCGTCGTGTCTACCGTCTGCGAAAGCGCGCGCGTCACGAGCTCGACGCCTACTTCGTCTCGCTGTCGAGCCGCACCCTCGGGTACAAGGGCATGGTCACGACGCTCCAGCTCGAGCCGTTCTACCCCGACCTGCAAGACGAGCGCTTCGCCTCCGAGCTCGCCGTCGTGCACTCGCGGTACTCGACCAACACGTTCCCGTCGTGGCCGCTCGCGCAGCCGCTGCGCATGCTCGCCCACAACGGTGAGATCAACACCGTCAAGGGCAACCGCAACTGGATGCGTGCCCGCCAGTCGCAGCTCGAGTCCGCGCTGATCGGCGACGTGCGTCCGCTGCTGCCGATCTGCACCGAGGGCGCCAGCGACTCGGCATCCTTCGACGAGGTGCTCGAGCTCTTGACGCTCACCGGCCGGAGCCTGCCGCACGCGATCATGATGATGGTCCCCGAGGCGTACGAGAAGCAGGCCACGATCGCCCCCGATCTGCGCGCCTTCTACGACTACCACTCCATGCAGATGGAGCCGTGGGACGGCCCCGCCGCGCTCATCTTCACCGACGGAACCCTCGTCGGCGCCACCCTCGACCGCAACGGTCTGCGTCCGGGACGCTGGACCGAGACCACCGACGGCCTCGTCGTCATCGGTTCCGAGACGGGCGTGCTCGACTTCGCCCCCGAGCGCATCAAGCGCCGCGGGCGCCTGCAGCCGGGCCGCATGTTCCTCGTCGACACCGCCCAGGGCCGCATCGTCGAAGACGAGGAGATCAAGGCGGAGCTCGCCGCGGCGCAGCCGTGGCAGGAGTGGCTCGACAAGGGCCGGGTCAAGCTCAGCGAACTGCCCGAGCGCGAGCACATCGTGCACCCCATCGCCTCGATCACCCGCCGCCAGCGCACCTTCGGCTACACCGAAGAAGAGGTGCGCCTGCTGCTGACCCCGATGGGCCAGGGCGGCGCCGAGCCGCTGGGCGCCATGGGCAGTGACGCGCCCGTCGCCGTGCTGAGCGACCGTCCGCGCCTGCTGTTCGATTACTTCACCCAGCAGTTCGCGCAGGTCACCAACCCGCCGCTGGACTCGATCCGCGAAGAGGTCGTCACCTCGCTGTCACTGGGACTCGGTCCCGAGCGCAACCTCCTCGACTGGGGCCCGGAGCACACCCGCACGGTGACGCTCGACTTCCCCGTGATCGACAACGACGAGTTGGCAAAGATCCAGCACATCGACACCGCCCTCCCGGGCCGCTCGTCGGTGACGATCCGCGGTCTGTACCGCGTCGAGGCCGGTCACAAGGGTCTGCAGAAGCGCCTCTCGCAAATGTGCTCCGAGGTCGACCAGGCCATCGAAGACGGCGCCGAGTTCATCGTGCTCAGCGACCGTGACTCGAACAAAGACCTCGCGCCCATCCCCTCGCTGCTGATGATCTCGGCCGTGCACCACCACCTCATCCGCAAAGAGACCCGCATGAAGGTCGGTCTCGTGGTCGAGGCCGGTGACGTGCGCGAGGTGCATCACGTGGCCACCCTCATCGGTTTCGGTGCCTCCGCGGTCAACCCGTACCTCGCGATGGAGACCGTCGAGTACCTCGTGCGCGCCGGATTCATCACCGGCGTGACCCCCGAGAAGGCCGTCAAGAACCTGATCTACGCGCTCGGCAAGGGCGTGCTGAAGATCATGTCGAAGATGGGCATCTCGACGGTGTCGTCGTACGCCGGTGCTCAGGTCTTCGAAGCCGTCGGTCTCTCGCGTGAGTTCGTCGACGCGTACTTCGCGGGCACCGAGTCGAAGCTCGGCGGTGTCGGACTCGACGTCATCGCCGCCGAGAACGCCGCACGTCACGAGTACGCCTACCCCGAAGACGCCGCGGCGCGTGCGCACGAGCGCTTGTGGACGGGCGGCGAGTACCAGTGGCGTCGCGACGGGGCTCCCCACCTGTTCAACCCCGACACGGTCTTCCGTCTGCAGCACGCCACGCGCGAACGCCGGTACGACATCTTCCGCGAGTACACGCAGCTGATCGACGACCAGGCCCACGAGCTGAAGACGCTGCGCGGCCTGTTCGGGCTGCGCACGGGCGTCCGCCCGGCCGTGCCGATCGACGAGGTCGAGCCGGTCTCGGCGATCGTCAAGCGTTTCTCGACCGGGGCGATGAGCTACGGCTCGATCTCGAAAGAGGCTCACGAGGTGCTCGCCGTCGCGATGAACCAGATCGGCGGCAAGTCGAACACCGGCGAGGGCGGTGAGGACGTCGACCGTCTTCTCGACCCCACCCGTCGCAGCGCCATCAAGCAGGTGGCATCCGGTCGCTTCGGCGTCACGAGCCTGTACCTCACCGAGGCCGACGACATCCAGATCAAGCTCGCCCAGGGCGCCAAGCCCGGCGAGGGCGGTCAGCTGCCGCCGACCAAGGTGTACCCGTGGGTGGCGCGCACGCGTCACGCCACCGCGGGCGTCGGGCTCATCTCGCCGCCGCCGCACCACGACATCTACTCGATCGAAGACCTGAAGCAGCTCATCTTCGACCTCAAGCGCGCCAACCCCAAGGCCCGCATCCACACCAAGCTCGTCAGCCAGTCGGGCATCGGTGCGGTCGCGGCCGGTGTGGCCAAGGCGCTGAGCGACGTCATCCTCGTGTCGGGTCAAGACGGCGGCACGGGCGCGAGCCCGATGAACTCCCTCAAGCACGCGGGCACGCCGTGGGAGCTGGGCCTGGCCGAGACGCAGCAGACGCTGATGCTCAACGGCATGCGCGACCGCGTGGTGGTGCAGGTCGACGGTCAGATGAAGACCGGTCGCGACGTCATCATCGGAGCGCTCCTGGGCGCCGAGGAGTTCGGCTTCGCCACGGCCCCCCTCGTGGTGTCGGGCTGCATCATGATGCGCGTGTGCCACCTCGACACGTGCCCCGTGGGCGTCGCGACGCAGAACCCCGTGCTGCGCTCGCGCTTCACCGGCAAAGCCGAGTACATCGTGAACTTCATGGAGTTCATCGCACAGGAGGTGCGCGAGTACCTCGCCGCTCTGGGCTACCGCTCCATCGACGAGATCGTCGGTCGCACGGAGCTGCTCGATGTCAACGAGGCGATCCAGCACTGGAAGGCGCGCGGTCTCAATCTCGCGCCGATCCTCGAGGGCCCCCGCTTCGCCGACGACGAGCCGCGCCGCCACGGTCGCGACCAGAACCACGAGCTCGACGAGCACTTCGACGTGCAGCTCATCGAGCGCGCACAGGACGTGATCGCGCACGGCGGTCAGATCACGATCGACCTGCCGATCCGCAACACCGCGCGCGCGGTGGGGACCATGCTCGGCCATCACGTCACCAAGGCGCGCGGCGAGCACGGTCTCCCCGAGAACTCCATCGACGTGCGTCTGACCGGATCGGCCGGACAGTCGTTCGGCGCGTTCATGCCCGCCGGCATCACGCTGCGCCTCGAGGGCGACTCGAACGACTACGTCGGCAAGGGCCTGTCGGGCGGCACGATCGTCGTGCGGCCGCCACGCTCGTCGAGCTTCGAGGCGTCGCAGAACGTCATCGCCGGAAACGTCATCGGCTACGGCGCCACGCAGGGACAGATGTTCCTCAACGGTGTCGTGGGCGAGCGCTTCCTCGTGCGCAACTCCGGTGCCACCGCGGTCGTCGAGGGCGTGGGCGACCACGCGCTCGAGTACATGACCGGCGGTCTGGCCGTCATCCTGGGTGCCACGGGCCGCAACCTCGGCGCCGGCATGTCGGGGGGACAGGCCTACATCTACAAGCTCGACCGCGACCTGGTGAACCGCGAGGCACTGGCATCCGGTGAACTCGTGCTCGGTGCCCTCGGATCGGGGGATGCCGAGATCCTGCGCGACCTGCTCGAGAAGCACGTCGCGGAGACCGATTCCACGCTGGCCCGTCGTCTGCTCGACGACTTCGAGGTCGAGGTGGACAACTTCGTCCGGGTGCTGCCGCGCGATTACGCCGCTGTGCTGCAGACCCGCCAGGAGGCGGTGGCCGAGGGGCTCGACCCCGACGGCGACGTCGTCTGGACGCGCATTCTGGAGGTGACGGGTGGCTGA
- the trpB gene encoding tryptophan synthase subunit beta, translating to MTTRLREQKGPFFGSFGGRYMPESLIAAIDELTAVYESAMADPEFHAELTALLHDYAGRPSVLTEVPRFAAHAGGARVFLKREDLNHTGSHKINNVLGQALLTKRLGKTRVIAETGAGQHGVATATAAALFGLDCVIYMGEVDTERQALNVARMRLLGAEVVPVTTGSRTLKDAINEAYRDWVASVETTNYIFGTAAGPHPFPAMVRDFQKIIGEETRAQFLDRLGRLPDAVFACVGGGSNAIGMFDAFLDDEGVALYGVEAAGDGVDTPQHAASIERGRPGVLHGARTYVLQDEDGQTIESHSISAGLDYPGVGPEHAWLHDIGRAHYIPATDDEAMQALRLLSRTEGIIPAIESAHALAGALRVGRELGPDAVIAICLSGRGDKDMDTAARYFDLYDADHAPEHAEGRVQTRAADAVASAPGSPVDVTPAPDAASGAGVEL from the coding sequence ATGACCACGCGCCTGCGCGAACAGAAGGGACCGTTCTTCGGTTCCTTCGGCGGCCGTTACATGCCCGAGTCGCTCATCGCCGCGATCGACGAGCTCACCGCGGTCTACGAGTCGGCGATGGCCGACCCGGAGTTCCACGCGGAGCTGACCGCGCTTCTGCACGACTACGCCGGGCGCCCGTCGGTGCTGACCGAGGTTCCGCGCTTCGCCGCGCACGCGGGCGGCGCCCGCGTGTTCCTCAAGCGCGAAGACCTCAATCACACCGGGTCGCACAAGATCAACAACGTCCTCGGCCAGGCGCTGCTGACCAAGCGCCTCGGCAAGACCCGCGTCATCGCCGAGACCGGCGCGGGCCAGCACGGCGTGGCGACGGCCACCGCCGCGGCACTGTTCGGCCTGGACTGCGTCATCTACATGGGCGAGGTCGACACCGAGCGCCAGGCGCTCAACGTCGCCCGCATGCGTCTGCTGGGTGCGGAGGTCGTCCCGGTGACCACCGGCTCGCGTACCTTGAAGGATGCCATCAACGAGGCGTATCGCGACTGGGTGGCGTCGGTCGAGACGACGAACTACATCTTCGGCACCGCCGCGGGGCCGCACCCGTTCCCCGCCATGGTCCGTGACTTCCAGAAGATCATCGGCGAAGAGACGCGGGCACAGTTCCTCGACCGCCTCGGCCGTCTGCCCGACGCGGTGTTCGCCTGCGTCGGTGGCGGTTCGAACGCGATCGGCATGTTCGACGCCTTCCTCGACGACGAGGGTGTCGCGCTCTACGGCGTCGAGGCGGCCGGCGATGGCGTCGACACGCCCCAGCACGCGGCCTCGATCGAGCGCGGTCGCCCCGGCGTCTTGCACGGCGCACGCACCTACGTGCTGCAAGACGAAGACGGCCAGACCATCGAATCGCACTCGATCTCCGCGGGTCTCGACTACCCCGGCGTCGGTCCGGAGCACGCGTGGCTCCACGACATCGGGCGGGCGCACTACATCCCCGCCACCGACGACGAGGCGATGCAGGCTCTGCGTCTGTTGTCGCGCACCGAGGGCATCATCCCGGCCATCGAGTCCGCGCACGCCCTTGCCGGGGCCCTGCGCGTGGGGCGTGAGCTCGGACCGGATGCCGTCATCGCGATCTGCCTGTCCGGCCGCGGCGACAAAGACATGGACACCGCCGCGCGCTACTTCGACCTGTACGACGCCGATCACGCGCCCGAGCACGCCGAGGGCCGCGTGCAGACGCGCGCCGCCGACGCGGTGGCATCCGCCCCCGGCTCGCCCGTCGACGTGACGCCGGCACCCGATGCCGCGAGCGGTGCGGGGGTCGAGCTGTGA
- a CDS encoding glutamate synthase subunit beta, whose product MADPKGFLKTTERELPKRRPVPVRIMDWKEVYEPGDSAVIKRQAGRCMDCGIPFCHKGCPLGNLIPEWNDLTWRGEGRAAIERLHATNNFPEFTGRLCPAPCESSCVLGINQPPVTIKQVEVSIIDEAFSNGWVEPEPPERLTGKTVAVVGSGPAGLAAAQQLTRAGHTVAVFERDDRIGGLMRYGIPDFKMEKRHLELRLRQMQAEGTRFRAGVEIGKDISWSDLRARYDAVVVATGATVPRDLPIPGRDLEGVHFAMEYLVEGNKAVAGDQVPQQITAEGKHVVVIGGGDTGADCIGTAHRQGALSVTNLAIGKQPPSERPADQPWPMMPNLFEMASAHEEGGERTFLASTVEFLGNAAGEVRALRVAETEYVDGRRVPKSGTEREIPADLVLIAMGFTGPEREHLGDQLGTRFTNRGNVERDATYATSTPGVFVAGDAGRGQSLIVWAIAEGRAAAAEVDTFLMGETVLPAPVRPTDVAIGLLPA is encoded by the coding sequence GTGGCTGACCCGAAGGGCTTTCTCAAGACCACGGAGCGCGAGCTCCCGAAGCGTCGACCGGTGCCCGTGCGCATCATGGACTGGAAAGAGGTGTACGAGCCGGGTGATTCGGCCGTCATCAAGCGCCAGGCCGGTCGGTGCATGGACTGTGGCATTCCGTTCTGCCACAAGGGGTGCCCGCTCGGGAACCTCATCCCCGAGTGGAACGACCTCACGTGGCGCGGCGAGGGTCGCGCGGCGATCGAGCGCCTGCACGCGACCAACAACTTCCCGGAGTTCACCGGGCGCCTGTGCCCTGCTCCCTGCGAGAGCTCGTGCGTGCTGGGGATCAACCAGCCGCCCGTGACCATCAAGCAGGTCGAGGTCTCGATCATCGACGAGGCGTTCTCGAACGGCTGGGTCGAGCCCGAGCCGCCGGAGCGCCTGACCGGTAAGACGGTCGCCGTCGTCGGCTCCGGCCCCGCCGGTCTCGCCGCCGCGCAGCAGCTCACGCGCGCCGGTCACACGGTCGCGGTGTTCGAGCGCGACGACCGCATCGGCGGTCTGATGCGCTACGGCATCCCCGACTTCAAGATGGAGAAGCGCCACCTCGAGCTGCGTCTGCGTCAGATGCAGGCCGAGGGCACACGCTTCCGCGCGGGCGTCGAGATCGGCAAAGACATCTCCTGGAGCGACCTGCGCGCACGGTACGACGCGGTCGTCGTCGCCACCGGCGCGACGGTGCCGCGCGACCTGCCCATCCCCGGCCGCGACCTCGAGGGCGTGCACTTCGCCATGGAGTACCTCGTCGAGGGCAACAAGGCCGTCGCGGGCGACCAGGTCCCGCAGCAGATCACGGCCGAGGGCAAGCACGTGGTCGTCATCGGCGGCGGCGACACCGGCGCCGACTGCATCGGCACCGCGCACCGCCAGGGCGCGCTGAGCGTGACCAACCTCGCGATCGGCAAGCAACCGCCGTCCGAGCGTCCGGCGGATCAGCCGTGGCCGATGATGCCGAACCTGTTCGAGATGGCCTCGGCCCACGAAGAAGGCGGGGAGCGCACGTTCCTCGCCTCGACCGTGGAGTTTCTCGGCAACGCCGCGGGAGAGGTCCGCGCGCTGCGGGTGGCCGAGACGGAGTACGTCGACGGTCGCCGCGTGCCCAAGAGCGGCACCGAGCGCGAGATCCCGGCCGACCTGGTACTCATCGCGATGGGCTTCACCGGTCCCGAGCGCGAGCACCTGGGCGACCAGCTGGGCACGCGTTTCACGAATCGCGGCAACGTCGAGCGCGACGCCACCTACGCCACGTCGACGCCGGGCGTCTTCGTCGCGGGCGACGCCGGTCGCGGCCAGTCGCTCATCGTGTGGGCCATCGCCGAGGGCCGCGCGGCCGCCGCCGAGGTCGACACGTTCCTCATGGGCGAGACGGTGCTTCCCGCGCCGGTGCGCCCGACCGATGTCGCCATCGGCCTGCTGCCCGCCTAA